CAGCCCACCCAGCCTCGCCACGTGCTCGCGTGGCACACGCCCGCTGCTCGCGCGGACACGCCCGACGCCGCCATCCAGACCATCCTCGCCGAGTACCTCGTGGGAGACACCAGCCCCGCGTACAAGGAGCTGGTGCTGGAGAAGCAGTACGTCGAGTCGCTGAACGTCTACACCACGCCGCACCGCGACCCGTACCTGTTCCCCATCGACGCCACCTTGCAGGACGAGAAGTTCCGCGCCGACGTGGACGCCGTGCTGCGCCGCGAGGTGACGGCCCTGTCCGGCGGCCCGGTGGACGCCGTGCGCCTGAGGGCCATCCAGGACCACCTGCGCTACGGACTGCTGATGGACCTGGAGACGCCGCGCGACGTGGCCATCGACCTGGCCCTCTACGCGGGCGTGATGGGCCGCCCCGATGCGCTCGCCAGCTATCTGAAACAGCTGGGCAGCGTGACGCCGCAGCAGCTCACCCTGTTCGCGAGGAAGTACCTCGAGGACAAGAACCTCACCGTCCTCACCCTCACCCCCAAGGCCGTCGCCGCCGGAGGGACGCCGTGATGAAGACCCGCGCTACCGTGTCGCTCGTCCTGGCCGCCGCGCTGTCGCTCGCCGCCTGCGCCCACCACAAGCCCCCCCATGAGGAACCGCCCCCGACGCCGCAGCCCGAACCGGGCTCCGTGCCCGCGGTGCCGCTGAACGAGCCGCCGCCGATGCACCTCGTGGTGCAGGCCCGGGCGGACACGCCCCTCGTCAGCCTGCGGCTCGTCTTCCACACGGGCTCCATCGACGACCCGAAGGGCAAGGAGGGCCTCACCGCCCTCACCGCGAAGCTGATGGCGGAGGGCGGCACGCAGCAGCTCACCGCCGCGCAGCTGCTGGAAGCGCTCTACCCCATGGCCGCCGAGCTCAAGGTCTTCACCGACAAGGAGATGACCACCCTCTCCGGCCGCGTCCACCAGGACTTCCTGCCCTCGTTCCTGCTGCTCTTCACGGACACGCTGCTCCAGCCGCGCTTCGACCCTGCGGAGTTCGAGCGCCTGCGCGCCAACGCGCTCAATGCCGTGCGCAACGGCCTGCGCAGTGAAGACGACGAGACGCTCGGCAAGGTGGGCCTGGACGCGCTCATCTACGCGGGGCACCCGTACGCCCACTACACCGGTGGCACCGTGCAGGGGCTCCAGTCCATCACGCTGGAAGACGTGAAGGCGCACGCGCGCCGCGTCTTCACGCAGGACCGGCTCGTCATCGGGCTCGCGGGTCCGGTGGACGCGAACCTCCAGCAGACCATGACCTCGCGCCTGAGCGCGCTGCCCGCCAAGGGCGCGCCCCGGGTGGAGCTGCCCACCGTGAAGTCCTCCGCGGGGCGCACGCTCATCCTCCAGAAGCCCACGCTCTCCACCGCCGTGAGCATGGGCTTCGTCACGCCGATGCGCCGGGGTGACCCGGACTTCTTCCCCGTGGCGTTCGCGCTGTCGAACCTGGGCGAGCACCGCCAGTTCATCGGCGTGCTCTTCAACGAGCTTCGCGAGCAGCGCGGCCTCAACTACGGCGACTACGCCTACGCCGAGCACTTCATCGAGGACCGGGGCAACGGCACCTTCAACCGCACCAACCTGGTGCGCACCCAGCAGGACGTGTCCATCTGGCTGCGCCCCGTGGTGCCCGCCAACGCCGTGTTCGCCACCCGCGGCGCGGTGTTCTTCCTGGAGCGCATGTCGAAGGAGCCGCTCACCCCGGAGCGCTTCAACCTGGTGCGCGGCTTCCTCCAGGGCTACACGCGCCTGTGGGAGCAGACCGACCAGCGACGGCTGGGCTTCGCCATCGACTCGCTCTACTACGGCACGCCCCACTTCCTGGACGCCTACCGCTCCGCGCTGACGACGATGACGCCGGAGTCCGTGCAGGCCGCCGTCAAACGGCAGCTCTCCCCGGAGAAGCTGGCGCTCGTCTACGTCACGGAGGACGCGCAGGGACTGGCGGAGAAGCTGAAGTCCGGCGCGCCTTCGCCCATCACCTACGCGTCACCCAAGCCACCGGAGCTGCTCAAGCTGGATGAGCTCATCATCCAGCAGAAGCTGCCGGTGCGCCCGGACGCCGTCCAGATCGTCCCAGCGTCGGGGTTCATGGAGCGCTGACGTCCGCGCGCCCTTCCGGCGCTCAGGGGCTTTCCGGCAACGCCGTCCACACGCCGCGGAAGCGCTTGAGCGCCGGATCCTTCTGGCGCTTGCACTCCACGCCGTCCACCTGGACGGTGCCGTCGTCGCTGAGCAGCAGGATGTCCTCCGACGTGTCGGGCGTGAAGAACGCCTCCGGGTTCACGCCCGACAGGTCCACCGACGTCACCGGCACTGGCGCATCGTCCCCGCCCTTCCAGGTGAACAGCCGCGACTTCGCCTCGGAGGCGGTGGCCCCCGCCATGATGAGGTAGCGCCCCCGCCACGACGACAGCGAGCGGATGCCCAGCCCGCCCAGCTCCAGCAGCCGGGGCTCCCCGAAGCGCGCGGTCGCGCCGTCGCGCACCACCGCCTCCGGGTTCAGGAGCGGCACCACCAGCGCCTTGCCTTGCGTCAGCGGACTGCGGAAACCAATCAGCATCCCGGGCGCGTCCAGCATCGCCGTCATGCCTTCGATGTTGAGCCCACCGGGCTCCTTGGGCGGCAGCGGCTCCGCCTGCGCGAGCCCGTACGGCGCGAGCCTCGCGTCCGCGAGCAGGTCCTCCAGGAGCTGCGTGTACGGCTGCCCGACGACCTGCACGTGCTCGGGGTCTTCCACGCCGGTGGCGAAGAAGCGCAGGCGCGCGGGCTGCTTCTTTCCGGCGCTGTTGCGGCCATGCGACGTGAGCCAGAAGGCCAGGTTGCCCAGCCGCGAGCCCGCTTCGATGTCCGTCTCCGGCGGCTTCTTCTTCACCGGCAAATCGAGCGACGGCGTCAGGTCCACCGTGCGCAGCGGACGGCCGCCCTTCCGCGCATCGTAGACGCGCAGGATGTTGTCCTCGTCGTCCGCCACCACGAACAGGCCCTGGCCCAGCTCCACCGCGCCGGACGCGTCACAGCTGCCTTCGAAGACGACCGTGTTCGCGGGCGCGGCGGGCAGCGCGTCTCGCCGCACGTTCGCCTCGCGGGTGCCACAGCCCGCCACCAGGACACATCCCCACAGGAGCCACCGTTTCATGGCCCTTCTTCTCGCCGCTCACACCGCGTCGTGCGCGCCGGGAAACCGGAGGCCCTCCGCGAAATGTGTCTTAAGCAACAAGACACACGGCGGATCCGAAGGGCTCGGCATTTGTAGAAATGGCATGGGGCTGTAGCTCACGCACCCAGGGGATGGGGTTTTCTTCCGGTGGCGGGAGGTGGGTGCTAAGAGCCTCAGGATGCAATGCCCCGACTCCGAACCTTCGTGGAGCCGGTCCGCGTGCGGCGCGGCCCTGCGACTCGCGGTCCTGGGCCTGCTGCTCACCACGGCAGCGGCCCATGCTCAGCCTGACCCCTTCTCCCGAGGCTTCGACGCCGTCCCGGTGAAACCCACGGCCGCGCAGGACAGCGGCATTGGCCTGGAAGGCGCCACCGTGGAACCGGTGGGCAGCTACCGGGGCGCGCTGCTCTTCGACTTCAACTGGCGCATCCTCGCGCTGAAGCTGGGTGACGAGAAGCTGGGGAACCTGCTGCCGTACCGGCTGGACGCGCACCTGCTCTTCTCCTACCAGCTGCTGGAGCGGTTGGAGCTGGGCGTGGACCTGCCCGTCACGCTCCTGCAGGGCGACAACTTCTCGCTCCTGGGGGACGCGCTGAACTCGCCGGACTTCCCCGGCGCCGCGGGCGTCAGCGGCACCACGCTGGGCGACATCCGCGTGCTGCCGCGCGTGAGCCTCTTGAACCCGAACCACTTCCCGTTGGGGCTCGCGCTCGTCACGGAAGTGCGGCTGCCCACCGGCAGCGCGCAGAGCTTCACGGGTGAGAGCGGCGTGGTGTTCGCCCCGCGCCTGGCCCTGGAGAAGCGGCTGGGGCCCGTGCGCGTGCTGGGCAACGCGGGCGTGCTGGTGCGCCCCGCGGCGCAGTACCTCAACCTGCGCGTGGACGACGAGCTGACGCTGGGCGCGGGCGGCATCGTGGACCTGCCGGACATCAGCCGGCTGCGCGAGGTGAAGGCCACCGCGGAAATGCACCTGCGCACGCCGCTGGCGCGCCCCTTCAACTTCGACCAGGCGGATTCGCTCAAGTCGCCGTGGGAGCTGCTGGTGGGCGCCCGCGCGAAGGTGTGGGGCGACTGGGGCGTGGAGCTGGACGTGGGCCGCGGCCTCAACGTCACCACCGGCTACGGCCGTGAGGCCCTGCGGGTCATGCTGGCGCTGCGCTACGACAAGACCTTCAAGGACGAGGGCCCAGACTCCGACGGCGACGGCGTGCCCGACGTGCGCGACCGCTGCCCCACGCAGCCCGAGGACAAGGACGACTTCGAGGACTTCGACGGCTGCCCGGATCCGGACAACGACGGCGACGGCGTGGCGGACGGCGAGGACGCGTGCCCCAACAAGCCCGGCCCGAAGGAAAGCAAGGGCTGCCCGGTGGAGCCGGACAAGGACACCGACGGCGACGGCGTCATGGACCCGCTGGACAAGTGCATCACGGTACCCGGCCCGAAGGACTTCGACGGCTGCCCGGACACGGACTACGACGAGATTCCGGACGGCGAGGACGACTGCCCCGACGTGGCCGGCCCGCCGGAGAACAACGGCTGCCCGTACGACGCTCCGCCCTACGTGGTGGTGGAGTCGGACCGCATCCGCATCAAGGGCAACATCCTGTTCGAGACGGGCTCCGCGGTCATCCAGAAGCAGTCGTACCCGCTGCTGGACGAGGTGGCGACGGTGCTCACCAAGAACCCGACGCTGGGGCCCGTGCAGATTGAAGGGCACACGGACAACAAGGGTTCGCGTGCGCTCAACATGGACCTGTCCAACCGGCGCGCGAAGTCGGTGCTCGAGTACCTGACGAAGAAGGGCATCGACCGCAAGCGCCTCACGTCGCAGGGCTTCGGGTTCGACCGGCCCATCGCCACCAACGACACGGCGCTCGGCCGCGCGAAGAACCGGCGCGTGGACTTCAAGCTCGTGAAGTCGGAGATCGAATCCGGCCCGAAGGAGACCATCGTCCCCCACGGCCAGCCGCCGCCGCCCGGCACCGAGCCGGTCCCCGGACCGGGGGCGCCGCCCGCGACTCCCGCACCTGGCGCGGGCACGACGCCGGCGGGCAAGAAGTAACCAGGGCTTGGGACGGCCCGGAGCACGGGCCGTCCCGCGCCTTTCAGGCGTCCGGGTTGCCGTCGATGCCCAGGGCCTCTTTCGCGAAGCGGGCCATTCGCTCGACGAGCTTCTTGTTGTTGTCCAGGACGCTCTGCCCCGCGCGGTTCGTCACGGCCTCCAGCCGCTCGCCGCAGCGCAGGTCCAGGCAGAGGTTCGTGCCCACCCGGCGCTTCGAGTTGGCATCCGTGGTGAGCAGTCCCACGTCCGCTCCGGTGGAGGTGTGGCACCACTCACACATGTGGGGCGACGCCGGGTCCCCCTGCTGATCCCTGCGGAAGGCGATGCCCGTGGGCCGCTTGCTGCCGGGGGCGGTGAACACCAGGAAGACGCGCACGCCGTAGGGGTCCACCCACGCGAGGTAGTCCCGCACGAAGAGCGGGAACCGGGTGTCCTTCGGCAGCTCGACGAACTTGCGGTCCCGGGGGCGGAACGCGTCCAGGAACTCTTTCTCGGTCTCGATGAGGAACATGGGTGGCTGGATAATCTAACGCGCCCTCCGGTTCCTGGCCGCCCTCCCCCCGCCCTGGCGGCCTGTCAGGGCGGCAGGCACTCGAACCTACGCATCCGAGCCGGGCGCGTACCCCAACGCTTCGCTCGCGAAGCGCGCCATGCGTTCAATCAACTGCGCGGTGTCGTCCTGGAGGCTGCGACCGGACCGGTCCGCCTGCGCCTCCAGCCGCTCACCGCAGCGCAGGTCCAGGCAGAGGTTCACGCCCACCCGGCGCTTCGAATCCACATCCGTGGTGAGCAGGCCGATCTCCGCATCGGTGGACGTCCGGCACCAGTCACACATCTTGGGCGCCAACGCCGGGTCTCCCTGCTGGTCCCTGCGGAAGGCGATGCCCGTGGCCTGCTTGCCCCCGGGGGCGACGAACACCAGGAAGACGCGCACCCCATACGGATCCACCCACGAAAGGTAGTTCCGCACGAAGAGCGGGAGCTGGGTGCCCTTGGGCAGTTCGACGTGCTTGCGATCCCTGGAGCGGAACGCACGCAGCAACTCTTTCTCTGACTCGATTCGGAACATGGCGTGCTCTGACGGACTGCCTTCAAGAACATCCTGAACGTGCTTCAGCCTGAGTTTGGCCAACCCCCGCGGACACTGGGTTGGAATCACCACCGTATCCAGCTTGGCGGGCCACTCACGTTCCGAGGACCCCCATGCACATTTCCCTACGGATCCTGCTGCCCCTGCTGGTCATCGGGCTGGGAGGTATCGCCTGTGGCGATGGTGCCTCCTCCACCAACCAACCGCCCACCGTGAGCGACACCGTCTCCGCGCCCACGGCCCTGGTCGCGGGAACGACCGGCACCCTGACCGTCACCGCGAGCGATCCTGACGGAGACCCGCTGACCTACACGTGGATGCAGGTCGACCCCTCCCCCCAGGGCACCTGGGTGGGCGGCACCCACGGCGAGAGCGCGCAGTGGTACTCGCCCGTCGTGGGCACGGAGACCGCGTTCACCTTCCACGTGAGCGTCTCGGATGGCGTGAACCCGCCCGTGGTGCGGACCGTCACCCTGCCCGTGTCGGTGCCCCGCTATGGCGCGGACGTCCAATCGCTGTGGAACTCCGGGCAGTGCACGAACTGCCACGGCAAGGCCGGCAACCTGAGCCTGGCCTCGACCAGCAGCCACGCGAGCCTGGTCAACGTCACCGCCAGGGCCTGCGGCACCCTCCAGCGCGTCATGCCCGGCGACCCGGACAACTCGGCGCTCGTGCGCAAGATGGAGGGCACGGCGTGCGGCGACCGCATGCCCACGGGCAAGCCGGAGTACTTCGACCAGCACCCGGGCCTGAACGTCCTGGTCCGCTCGTGGATCCTCGCGGGCGCGGCCAACGACTGACGGCAGGGACACCGCGGGCTCGCGCCCGTTCCAGCCGGGGCATAGGCTCGCGGTCGTGGCCGCGAACCCGCCCCTGCTGGACGACATGGTCCTCTTCGCGGAGGTGGTGGCGACGGCCAGCATCACCTCCGCGGCGGAGCGCCTGGGCCTGCGCAAGTCCACGGTGAGCCGCCGGCTGGCCGCCCTGGAGGAGCGCCTGGGCATCCGGCTGCTCGAGCGCAACACGCGCAGGCTCCGTCTCACGGAAGCGGGCCGCGAGTACCACGCGCACTGCGCGCGGCTCGTCGCCGAGGCCCGCGAGGTGAACGCGGCGGTGAGCGAGTCGCGCGGCACGCCCCAGGGCACGCTGCGCATCGCCACGCTGTCGCTGCTGGGCGAGCTGCTCACGCCCGTCATCGCGGAGCTGCTGCTGCACCATCCCCGGCTGCGCGTGGAGGTGTCGCTCGCGCAGACGCACGTGGACCTCATCGCGGAGGAGTACGACCTGGCGCTGCGCACCGGGCCGCTCGCGGACTCGTCGCTGATGGCGCGCAGGCTCGGGCGCCTGCGCACGGGCTACTACGCCAGCCCGCACTACTTGAGCCGCCACGGCACGCCCCGCACGCCCGAAGCGCTGACGACCCATGAGTGCATCCTCCTGGCCGAGTCCGGCACCGACGAGGTGTGGTTCTTCGGCGAAGGCCGGAGCGCGCGCACCGTGCCGGTGACAGGCCGCCTGCGCGTGCCGAGCGAGCGCGCGGGCCAGGCGGCGGCGCGAGCGGGGCTGGGCATCGTGCGGCTCGCGGCGTCACTGGTGGCGGACGACGTGCGCGCCGGGCTGCTCGTCCCCGTGCTGGAAGCGGACACGCCCCCGGGCCTGCCCATCTTCGCCGTCTACCCGAGCAGCCGGCAGCTGCCCCTCAAGGTGCGCGCCTTCCTGAAGCTGCTGTCCGCGCGCGGCGCCGCGCTCCCGTGGGAGGAGGAATAGGGCTCCTCGCGGAACAATGCGTCCCGCCAGGGGCGCTCGTCGGCGCCGCGGGCCGCGATTACATCCCGTGTGCACGAGGCGCGGAAGGCCCCTGGGGCGAGCGCCCTTCACCCAAGGACAGGGCACATGGCTGGCGACGTCATCGAGCTGGGAGACGCGGAGTTCCAACGCGAGGTGCTGGAGTCGAACGAGCCGGTGCTGGTGGACTTCACCGCCACCTGGTGCCCGCCGTGCCGGGTCCTCGCGCCGGTCATCGACTCGCTAGCCGCCGAGTACAAGGGCCGGATGAAGATGGCCAAGCTCAACGTGGACGACCATCCGAGGACGCCCGAGCAGTACGGCATCCGCGCCATGCCCACCCTGCTGTTCTTCAAGGGCGGGAAGGTGGTGAAGCAGGTCGTGGGCGCCGTGCCCAGGGCGAAGCTGGAGGAGGCCGTGCGCCAGGTGCTCTGACGCTTGGCCCTAGCGCTTGAGGGCGCGCTCGATGCGGCGGCGCAGGCCGTCCTCGGACAGCATGCCGCGCTGCGCGTCGATGACCTTGCCGTCCCGGTCCAGGAAGTAGAGCGTGGGCAGCGCATTCACCTGGAATGCGCGCGCCACGTTGTCGTCCGCGTAGACGACGTACGGCCGCAGGTCCGGCTGGAAGCGCTGGAGGAAGTAGTCCACCTCCTGCGACGCCGTGGAGCCCTCGTCCCGGCTGGCCGCCACGAAGACGAGCCCCTGGGACTCGTACTCCTTGGCCAGCTTCACCAGATACGGCATCTCCTCGCGGCACGGCGGGCACCACGTGGCCCAGAAGTCGAGCATCACCACGCTCCCCTTCAGGTCCGACAGCGCGAGCGAGCCGCCCTCGTGCTTCGTCAGCTGGAAGGTCGGCGGCGACACGCCGTCCGGTACCAGCCGCGCCCGCTGCGCCTCGCGCACGCCCAGGAACGCCAGCGCCGCCAGCCCCAGCACCGCCACCACGGACAGCGCCGTCTTGGCCTTGTCCCCGCGCGCGCCCGGCGGCGGCGTCCCTTCCGTCCCAGCCTGCTGTGTCATCCGCGTTCCTTCCGTGTCAGGCGGCCGTGCACCCGCGTCAGGGCCCAGCGCACCCCGGCCCGAACTCGCGGCCGGCGCACCACCCACGCCGCCAGCGGAGGGCCCCAATAATAGTATCCGTCGATGAACCCCTGACCGAGCCGGCTCTTCCTGAGCACGTCGTCGCGGAAGGCCCGGAAGGCCACCAGCTCCGGCGCGCCCTCGCCAAAGGCCGCCGTCACCACGAAGCACGACGACGCGGGGCTCACCCACATCAGCTTGCCGTTGGTGAGGTTCACCACGACCTTCAGCTCCCGCTGCTCTGTGTAGAGGAAGGCCAGGAGGTCGCGCCGCGCGGCGGGGAACTCCTGTCCGCCCGCCTCCTCGAAGTCGATGCGCGTGGTGACGGTGCTGCCCACCTCATCCACCGTGAAGAGGTAGCGCTTGGAGCTGCGCCGGTGCTCCACCTCCAGCCCCTTCAATTCACCGAAGTAGGCCAGGAAGGGCACCCGGCACGCCGGGCAGACGAAGCGGTGGTAGGCGTGCGTCGGGATGAAGGCGTAGTCCCCCATGCGCTTGCAGCCCGTGTTGGGGCACACCAGCTTCACGGTCGCCTGGGCCGCGTTGCGAGGGTCGTAGCGCGACAGGCCCGAGCCCTTGTCGAACACCGGCGCCGGCCGCGGCGGCTGGCCCACCATCTGCCGCGTGGGGTGCGCGGCCCGCTCCAGCTCCTGGGCCTTCCGCCACGCCAGCTCCGCCGCCTCCAGCCGGCCATCCGCGGTGTGCACCAGCGCTTCGGCATGCGCGCGCAGGGCCGCCACCAGGCGGTCCACCAGCGGCGACACCGCCGGCTCGCGCGCCACCGCGAAGGCCTCCGCCAGCACCCGCTCCATCTCTGGAAGCAGCGCCTGGGCCGCCTTGCGAGACGGGTCCTCCGCCCGCCGGTACACCGGGGGCTCCGGAAGTTTCGCGAACAACGCCGAGGCCTGGGCCCGCACGCGCTCCAGCGCCGCGTCCCCCCGCCCCACGTCCAATCCCGCCGCCCGCGTCTGGGCGGCCCTGATGAGTTCTTCGGGCTGCAAGCGCCTGGACCTTAAGGGGCCCCAGGCCCCCTGTCAGCGACTGAGGAGCGACAGGTCAGGAAACTCGCCATGTGCCCCGCGCCGATGTAAGACGACGTAGGAGGATGTGAATCATGGGCGTGTTGAAGTTCCTGGTCTGGACGACCTGCGCGGTGGGTCTGGGCGTCTTCCTGGCTCGGGGCAACGTGGATGGCCGTTCTCCGCTGGAGCACATGGAGCGCACCTGGAAGCGCACGGTGAACCCTTCCACCCTGGACAAGGTGAAGGGCGGCGTGGAGGACGCGATGGAGAGCGCGAAGGGCGCCGTGTCCCAGAAGTCCGCCAACGCGGCGGGCCCGCGCGAGCGCATCACCGCCGAGGACCGGGCGGCCATCAACGACATCATCGCCAAGAAGAAGTAGGCGCCGAAGCAGGCGACGCCTCCCCGCGGGGCCGGTTGCTGATCGCCGCCCTCCCCCTTCCGCCCTCTCCCCCCCGTGCCTAGGTTGCGCCGGGGCATTGGGTTGGACGGTGGTGGGAAGGCGGGGCCCATGGGTTGGACGCGGTTCGGGGGCGGCATCAAGTTGGCGGTGCTGGCGTGCGCGCTGGGGACAGCGGGCAGCGCCGGGGCCCGCACGCCCGGGAAGTTGTGGCTGGAGTCGCAGAACCGCGCCGTCTCCCGGCAGCACTCCAACCTCAGTGAAGTGGCCCGCAAGGCGATGCCGGCCGTGGTGTCCATCACCACGCGCCAGGACCTCGCGGAGGTGGCTCCGGGCGAGGAGCCCCAGCGCGGCATCGGCTCCGGCTTCATCATCCATCCGGACGGCTACATCCTCACCAGCGCGCACGTGGTGGACGGGGCCTCGGAGGTCACCATCTCCATCCGCAGCGCCAACGGCTACGTGGAGGAGTTCCCCGCCACGGTGGTGGGCGAGGACGAGCGCACGGACTGCGCGCTCCTCAAGGTGGACGCGCCCCGGAAGCTGCCGGTGCTGAAGCTCGCGTCCGCGTCCCATGTGGGCATCGCGGACTGGGTGGTCGTCATCGGCAACCCGTTCGGGCTGGCGCACTCCGTGACGGTGGGCGTGGTGAGCTACGTGGGCCGCACGGACGTGACGCCCAACGGTCGCGACGGCGACTTCGACTACCTGCAGATGGACGCCTCCATCAACCCGGGCAACTCCGGCGGGCCGGTGCTCGACTTGCACGGCGACGTGGTGGCGGTGGCCAACGCCGTCAACGTGTCCGGCCAGGGCATCGGGTTCGCCATCCCCATCGACATCGCGAAGACGGTGATTCCGCAGCTCAAGGCCCACGGGCGCATGCGCCGCGGGTGGATGGGCATCAGCGTGCAGGACTTCTCCCCGGAGGTGGCGCAGGCCTTCAACCTGAACCCGCGCGGCCGGGGCGTGGTGGTGACGGACGTGGTGGAGGACGGCCCGGCGGCCCGCGCGGGCCTGCGCACCGGGGACGTCATCCTGAACATGGACCGGCTGTCCGTGGAGCGGGCGCACACCCTGCGCTGGCAGGTGGCCGCGCGAGGCGTGGGCCAGCGCATCCGGCTCAACCTGCGCCGGCTGGGCCGCCCCATGACGCTGAAGGTGAAGCTGGAGGACCTGCCCCTGGTGGAGTCGCCGCCGTCCACGCTGGCCTCGGGTGGCACACCGGGCGAGCGCGCCGCCGGTGCCCGCTCCGTGCTGGAGGAGCTGCTCTCCCCGGTGCCGCGCACCCAGTCCGGCCGCTCCGGGGGCATTCCCAAGGCCGATGAAGGCCTGGCTGCCCCCTGACGGATGGGGCCTTCAGGGCCCTGGCGGGCTTCCAGGCTCCTTGCGTTCCGCGAAACCCGGCGATACACCGTCCGCCTTCACATCGTGGCGGATCCACCCACAGGTGGCGTCACGGGTCTTCAAGCATCGTTTCGCAGGAGAATCCGTACCATGGCCGAGGCCACCCAGACGACGAAGCTCACCCATTGGCCGCGCACCGCCAAGGGCGGCGGCAAGAAGGCGTGCACCGTGGAGGGCTGCAAGCGCCCCTACCGTGCCAAGAGCTACTGCTTCTTCCACTTCAAGAAGTGGCGCCAGGGCGAGCTGCCCCACACGCGCTACCGCGTGTGCTCCAAGCCGGAGTGCCGCGCCAAGGTCGGCCCCAAGGCCGGTCTGTGCGAGAAGCACTTCGCCGAGACCTACAAGAAGGACGCGGCGGCTTAAGTCGCCCCGGCTGTTCGCGTGGCGCCGGCCCCCCGCTCACTCGCGGGAGGTCCCCGGCGCCACCGCGCGGCCCAGGTGCTTGAAGGCGTTGAGCCACAGCTCCGCCTCTCGCTGGGTCAGCCGCGCACGCATCAACGTCCGCTCCAACTCGTGCAGCACATGCTCCGGCGCCTGCGGGTTGAGGAAGTCCGCCGCCAGCATCGCCGCGCGCATGCGCCCGCTCAGCGCGTTGAGCGTCCCCAGCCGCGCGCCGGCCTCCTCTTCCTGGGGCAGCGCGGGCTCGGACGTGAGCCCCTGCCGGTGGCAGAGGTACAGGAGCACCGCGGAGGACTGCGCCAGGTTCATGGACGGCTGCACGTCCGACGTGGGGATGACGAGCAGGTCCTGGCAGTGGGTGAGGTCCTCGTCGGACAGCCCGCGCTGCTCCCCGCCGAACAGGAGCGCCACCCGCCCCCGCGTGCTCTCCTCCGCCAGCCGCCGCGCCGCGTCCTCCGGCGTCAGCGGGGTGCGCTTCTCCACCTGGGTGCGCGACGTGGTGCCCACCACGTACACGCAGTCCTCCAGGGCCTCCTGGAGGGTGGGTGTGACGCGCATGCCCGAAAGGATGTGGCCGCCCTTCACGGCCATCTTCTCCGCCAGACTGAAGTCCTGGACCACGGGTTCCGAGAGGACGAGACGTTCGAAACCGAAGTTCGCCATGACCCGGCAGACAGCCCCCAGGTTGTCGGGTGAACGGGTCTGATGAAGGACGACAGTCAGCTCCGCACCTGGACGCATGCACCGGAGTTTAGCTGGTGGTGCGTCGGCGTGATCGGTATATTCCCGTTGATGCGTCGCTGGGTCCCTGGCCTGCTCCTGTCGCTGTCCCTGCTCACCACCGCGTGCGACGGGACGGGTGCGCCCGTGCGCTCCTCGCTCACGGCGCGGCAGGCGCTGAGCAGCTCGCCAGAGGTGGTGGAGTTCGAGTCCCCGGCCGTCCGCCTGGAGCTCTTCCGGGACATCGCCCGCCAGTCGGAGCAGCAGGCCGGGCAGTCCGCGCAGGGCGTGGCGCTCTTCCCCATCATCCAGGGCAACGAGTTCGTCGCGGCGCCGGGCTTCGAGCCCCGCGCGGACCTGCTCCAGCCGCCGGACGCGGGCAGCGGCCTCCAGTTCGTCTTCGACGCGCGGACGGGCGACCGTTGGCCGGAGGACCGGCGGGAGAGCCTGCAGGGCCTGTCGGAGCG
This DNA window, taken from Corallococcus coralloides DSM 2259, encodes the following:
- a CDS encoding S1C family serine protease, translating into MGWTRFGGGIKLAVLACALGTAGSAGARTPGKLWLESQNRAVSRQHSNLSEVARKAMPAVVSITTRQDLAEVAPGEEPQRGIGSGFIIHPDGYILTSAHVVDGASEVTISIRSANGYVEEFPATVVGEDERTDCALLKVDAPRKLPVLKLASASHVGIADWVVVIGNPFGLAHSVTVGVVSYVGRTDVTPNGRDGDFDYLQMDASINPGNSGGPVLDLHGDVVAVANAVNVSGQGIGFAIPIDIAKTVIPQLKAHGRMRRGWMGISVQDFSPEVAQAFNLNPRGRGVVVTDVVEDGPAARAGLRTGDVILNMDRLSVERAHTLRWQVAARGVGQRIRLNLRRLGRPMTLKVKLEDLPLVESPPSTLASGGTPGERAAGARSVLEELLSPVPRTQSGRSGGIPKADEGLAAP
- a CDS encoding TlpA family protein disulfide reductase; this translates as MTQQAGTEGTPPPGARGDKAKTALSVVAVLGLAALAFLGVREAQRARLVPDGVSPPTFQLTKHEGGSLALSDLKGSVVMLDFWATWCPPCREEMPYLVKLAKEYESQGLVFVAASRDEGSTASQEVDYFLQRFQPDLRPYVVYADDNVARAFQVNALPTLYFLDRDGKVIDAQRGMLSEDGLRRRIERALKR
- a CDS encoding CFI-box-CTERM domain-containing protein translates to MQPEELIRAAQTRAAGLDVGRGDAALERVRAQASALFAKLPEPPVYRRAEDPSRKAAQALLPEMERVLAEAFAVAREPAVSPLVDRLVAALRAHAEALVHTADGRLEAAELAWRKAQELERAAHPTRQMVGQPPRPAPVFDKGSGLSRYDPRNAAQATVKLVCPNTGCKRMGDYAFIPTHAYHRFVCPACRVPFLAYFGELKGLEVEHRRSSKRYLFTVDEVGSTVTTRIDFEEAGGQEFPAARRDLLAFLYTEQRELKVVVNLTNGKLMWVSPASSCFVVTAAFGEGAPELVAFRAFRDDVLRKSRLGQGFIDGYYYWGPPLAAWVVRRPRVRAGVRWALTRVHGRLTRKERG
- a CDS encoding RNA methyltransferase, translating into MRPGAELTVVLHQTRSPDNLGAVCRVMANFGFERLVLSEPVVQDFSLAEKMAVKGGHILSGMRVTPTLQEALEDCVYVVGTTSRTQVEKRTPLTPEDAARRLAEESTRGRVALLFGGEQRGLSDEDLTHCQDLLVIPTSDVQPSMNLAQSSAVLLYLCHRQGLTSEPALPQEEEAGARLGTLNALSGRMRAAMLAADFLNPQAPEHVLHELERTLMRARLTQREAELWLNAFKHLGRAVAPGTSRE
- the trxA gene encoding thioredoxin, translated to MAGDVIELGDAEFQREVLESNEPVLVDFTATWCPPCRVLAPVIDSLAAEYKGRMKMAKLNVDDHPRTPEQYGIRAMPTLLFFKGGKVVKQVVGAVPRAKLEEAVRQVL
- a CDS encoding LysR family transcriptional regulator — its product is MVLFAEVVATASITSAAERLGLRKSTVSRRLAALEERLGIRLLERNTRRLRLTEAGREYHAHCARLVAEAREVNAAVSESRGTPQGTLRIATLSLLGELLTPVIAELLLHHPRLRVEVSLAQTHVDLIAEEYDLALRTGPLADSSLMARRLGRLRTGYYASPHYLSRHGTPRTPEALTTHECILLAESGTDEVWFFGEGRSARTVPVTGRLRVPSERAGQAAARAGLGIVRLAASLVADDVRAGLLVPVLEADTPPGLPIFAVYPSSRQLPLKVRAFLKLLSARGAALPWEEE